A segment of the Coffea arabica cultivar ET-39 chromosome 8c, Coffea Arabica ET-39 HiFi, whole genome shotgun sequence genome:
attttgtgatatttttgggttggatttagatataattgaaattgagatgaaagttatttgttttaacttataatttaaaaaaattatttttaaaaatccaagttattaaaaaatagtaaatttttcatcatataaagtattaaattagtccattacatgtcttattttatgcatatatatatatatttatataaattattttttaaaaatttcattaaaccgaggttgaaccggtctGACCGATTGAACCTCGATCCTTTCATTttaccggttcaattaacggtccggtttttaaaacattgaggTAAAGTGGGAATCAAGATATACTTTAGGGAAATAAATTGcaattaaccaaaaaaataaagaatggcAATATTTTAGGTAACTTTTGCCAATATATTGAGTTGGAATTCCATGCAATCAAATACACATAAGCGATGGATTGGTGACGCGCATAAACTGGTGATATATAGTAACCCATATGTAAAAATTGTTTTTGGCAAAAATGGAAAATCTCTGAGAAATTGCAATGCCATCCAAACAAAGGAATGCTTGTTTCTCAACTTTTTGAAGTATTCTTGCTAAGTTACTACCACATGGGCACAACTAAGAGGTGCATTTTCATACATAAAACTTGATCATTTGAAATTTGGGATTATATCTTGTATTACACAATAAAACTTGTAATacaagaaataataaaaacttgtgttgttaagaaaaaggaaaaaaaggaccTTATGTCTTGGACAATGTgtcccttgaaaatccggaggaccgagtgccgtccacgcctgGTCGTACTCATatccgcatcaggtctccaaggtgaacagcctctggtcgatggaacaatgtaggcaagagaagtcggcaaaatggatccgtaaccttgggaaaaggattggctctaagggttgggcacgggggtcccaatCCCGAACCCGTTGGCTGTCGGTGGaatgctcgagctgctcccgcggcgagagcgggtcgccgcatGCAGGCCGGGGGAACGGACTGAGAACGGCTCCCTCGgaggccttccccgggcgtcgaacagtcgactcaaaactggtacggacaaggggaatccgactatttaattaaaacaaagcattgcgatagTCCCTgtggatgctaacgcaatgtgatttctgcccagtgctctgaatgtcaaagtgaagaaattcaaccaagcgcagGTATACGCAAGTGAATTATACCTGCTTTGTTTAACAATTACTCTCATTGTAAGTAAATTTGACAAATATAAACTCAAAATCCAACAAACCATCCAACTCGCTTACTAATTTTAAAGGTTGAGTTGGTTTAGTTGGGTGATGACTTTTGGTGGATTGAGTTGAGAAAACCCAAGTCGTTGATTGGGTGGGTTGAGAATCCAAAATTTAACAATCCATCCAATGCGCACACTAATTTCAAGGGTTGGATTGAATTAGTTGGGTGATGGTTTTGATAGGTTGAGTAAAAAACTCAACTTATTCATTGGGTGGGTTGGGCTTTTTCCCCAAGAGAAACTAGCAATTTATTTTAGTGACTTAGCATGGTATAGTAGTACCGTATTCATCCGGAAGAAAAGCGGAATATTTTAGAACTCTCTGATTGCAGAATAGACACTGCGCTTGAGAAAATCACAAGCCTGCAGATTCATTCACCAAAGGAAAACTGTAACTCGCATGGTATTCATCCAAAAGAAATTTAGATTCACAAATCAAGAACGCATACTATTCATGAAACAGCAGTTACAGCCATGATTCAAAGTGGTGGTCACGGTTGCAGTCACGTCCCAGACCATGCCACATCGATCTTGGCATATCGGTCGCGGTCTCGgcttgaaatatttaatattctaaaacttgtaaaaaaataattaaaaaattagaaataataaaaattcgagcTGACTCGAGATGACTCGGGATGATTCGAGTGACTTGACCATTTCTATCCGTCTCGGAGACGTCTAGGCCGAGTTCTCAGTGATTCAGTATCTCGAAGTCATCTCGCCACGGTATCGGATCGGAAAGCCCTGTTCCAGAGATGACTCGACTgagtctttgaaccatggttACAGCACCTAGCTCTTTCTTGAGGAAATTTTTCTAGATGATTAATTTTTCATGATTCTCCTACAACCTATGCATCAATctcaaaactaaaattttccaTCATTTTAACATCCTTTACCATTTCAAATTGAACAAAATTTCCATCGGCAGCATGCCAGGATGTAATCTAGAGCATGAATCAGCCAATTTTCTCGAGTCAACAGCTGCAAATTGCCCCTCCCTCTCCTTACTACCCTCAACTTTTACTTCCTTCAAATCTTTCTCCCACAATTGACTGTCCCCTGGATCACAGTTGTCTGAGTTTCTTCTACCAATCAGCCTCTGACAGAGCACCTTCGCGAATTCCTTATCACAACTATTGTTATCCAAAGCAAGAATGATGGAATTTGGTCGGCAAATCAGGGACAGATTATCTATAAGAGTTGAATATGATGACAGTGGTCGTGATGGAGAGGTGTGCAATGTCAAATCCTCCACCACAACTCCAGGCTCCTCAACCGGGAGATGTATTAGAAGATTTTCAGTGTCAAGTGTACAGGAAAAATCGATAGAGAGTGACACTTGGGACTTATGTAGCAGTATTTTCTTTAACATCTCGTTGAGCTGGATCGACCAATCAGCAGTACTAGCAACAAATGTGAATCTACTTCACTGCCAACGTATACTTGTCTTGTACTTGCATCTACTTGATGAATTAGTAGTGGCGAAAGAGctaaaattttggtaatttatcACCTTCGTATGCAAACTAAGCAATGCTTGAGGCGTTAGTTTCAACCTCATGCCCATCTCCTAGCTATTACTGCAGACGAATATCCTAAGTTCGTAGACTTGATCGAGTTATTTGATATACATGCTGATTTTTTTTCTGTAAACTGAGCATTCTAAAACACTCGAGGTCTCCAGGTTTGGGAACTTATTCGCGAAATCATTGAAAAATCCATCCTTATCAATTGCTAGTGCATAAAACATTTAACTTTTTTCAGATGCGGACATGGAAACAACTTCAAATTCGACGACTTCCAAGCAAAAGATCTAATGTGAAGAGATTCAAGATTTTAGTACTGCTACTTCAACAGCCGTGGTGCCGCAAAATGTAGAAGAAACAAACAATTCTTTGAGGATATAAAGCATGTCATTCACCATCTTAATTTGATTCAAACCAGAACAGTTAATGAGACTTGCGTTCTCAATCAAGGGACAACTCGATAATATGCTTTGTAGGGTAGCTTCATCCGTATGCACTTTTTTTAGAGATGATTTCCTCAGGCGACAACATTGGATCTTCTTTTTACAGGTAATTGACTGCCTCAACTTACACCCTGCAAGACAAAACTCTGTAAGTGCTTCAGCTTCAAGAATTGTAAAGACTTCAGGCAAATCGTCTTCCCTGTGAGATAAGTGTGAAGCACTAAAAACCGAAGCTCTTTTGCTACACCGGCTGTTTCAATAATATCTAGTAAATTCTCAATCAAAGAAGATACATCCCTCAAAAACAAGCACTGAATAGAAAGATGGAGCTGCTGAATATATGCATTCTGGTTACAGTATCTTTGCAGGGATTCTTTCACATAATCTTTGAATTCTTTTCCGATTTCCTTAACAAATGCAGGGTTCTCTCATACTTCATGCAAATGTTGTAATCTGCAATCATCAAAGTGATGTTTCAAGACAGGAAAAGTACACCATGCGCTAGACCATGTCTTGGAGTAGAGACTCATCTGTGCTGCTTCTTCAGGGCTTTGGAACGATAGAATATGTTGAATAATATCTTCTGGGAGCTCCAGTACATAATCACTTTTCCTTGCATCAACCTTTTTCCGCTTCATATTTGGGAAACTTTGCCAAACCAAAGCCCTCAAGAGGTATTGCAAAACTATTATTAGTAGCTTGAGATCTACAATTACTTGTATCTGCTAACCTGACATAAagggttttattatttttgcaaAACCAAAGCCCTAAaaacatttatttttgtttattactTCACTAGAAAcggtttattattattatcattcaTCGGAAACAATGTATTTTTTATAACAAGATCATGGGATTGCATAGTGATatttaaatccaaattcaacCCAAATTGAGCTATAGGATTCATAAGGGATCAGCCTATGTATCATGATTGACTGATGGCAACTCTTTAAACTGCAACAACAGGTTTTGATATAATTTGCCAAGAAAGCTATCGGAAAAGCCACGCAATATCACAATGGTGGAGGAGAAGTCGAACCAAAATATGCCTGCAGCAGATTACGCTTCCGGTGCACTCGTTTGCGCTTTCTGTTACATCAATTATTTAACTTGGTTAAGAGCATAATCAAGGATGAATTCCCCTTCTTCCTGATCGTTGAGTTATGATTGTATGATTAGGATGAATTAGCCCTGAAAGCATAACTTCTAAAGCAACAATTGGATTTCGATTATATTTGTAAAGTGAAAATTCGGATCTGAACCTTGATTGTACCTGAATTACTTTGAATGTTCTTGAAAGATGCTTGATTCATTGTGATTTCGAAGAGAAATTGACTATATGATTTTCTATCTgaattggaaaaagaaaaattgatgaGAGCAAGCCGTTGATACTAATTTTCCACCAAATTGGATGGAACAAaatcaattatccaaaaattagTCAAAATTGGTATTTTAAGGGCTAAACATGTTTTTTAATCAAGATCTGCTTCATCTCTCTAAAACTCTTTTCTGTCCCTTCTCTCTAGAACTCTTCCAATTAAAATCTTCTTCATCTCTCCCATGGGAGAGAAACCAAATCTGGTCTTTCCCCATGGGAGGCAGTACTCTttatagtttttagtttttcttatttgaataaattctATTATTCTCTCCTAAAATCTCCCGGTGAGAGTTTCTTCTCTCCTAGATTATTCTAGTGAGAATTTTATTATCTTTTGGGTTTTTCCTTGTGAGAGTTTTTTAGGTTTTTATCtttgtgaaatttgagattttgtacATCTATAATCTAGTTTTTCAGATCTATAATTTCTCCATTATTATCATATCTAAATTTCTCTTTGGACTTGAATTAATTTTAATCAGATCAGATCTAATTGTCAGCAGACATGCGCTGATGTGTTGGGTTACAGTGATTCATCCGGATGAAACATATATAGGAGCATCAATGTTATCTTTATTTGTATTGTTTTCTTAAATTTATTATATCTATTGATTTCAGATCTATATGTATCTGTGTCAGGTTTGTTTGATGTATTTCCTGCCATTAGTGCAAATTTGTTTGAATGAAATGAtcttttctatctaaaaaaATGGGGCTAAACATGTTTGTACGGAAACTTAAATGACCAATTTGGTCCACACCCTAACAATACATAGGCCCAATTTACATATTTCCCATGTAACATCACAATTAATAGACTCGAACCCCCAGTGTAGTTTACCATCTTAAGAAAAATCGTATCATAGCTAGTCCCGTGAATTCCTTATAGCTGGCCTTTAATTGATAGCATACCTTCCCTACGTCCTGGCTGGGAGATCCATGTGAAATTCAAATTCTTCGTTTACGATCAAATTCGAGACAATTACTGATTAGTTTTTGAAGGTAATCTTCttaatttctttccaaaaatttgTTCTTGAAATGCAGTTTACGTAAACTGGGTCTATATCAGAATTAGCATTTATCATATCCTGACACAACCTGTGTTGTTCATTGTCTTTAAACACTGCGATATCATGAAATGAAGAAAGAATGGGGCACTGTTCAAGAGAGATTCTGGCATTTATACATACAACATAGTAAAATTTTCCAAGCTTAAACAAGAATTTCTCCATTCTGATGCTTTTGTTGTGGGAAATTGCAATTGGTACGTCTATACCTTAATTTTAGTAATGGTATTTCCTTCCAGATAATACTTAAAAACCTGTTAATCACAGTTGAGTAGCTTTTTAATTAGAAGCTGGTATTTCTTTTACAATTTCAGGAAGCTGGAGTTTTATCCCAAAGGATTTGGTCAGCAGAAAGGCAAAAGCTTTTCACTGTATCTACTATTAGCTGAGCCCAAGAATGACATAAAAACCTATGCAGAATACAAGCTTTCGATAAAGAACCCAAAACCACTCGGTTATGCAATATATACAGGTAAacaaccttttctttttttcattttttgttttttgcaaGGGGTTGGATAATGTCCCTTATTTAGCTgtcctattctttttttttttttttggttacctTCCCACCCTCCCCATATCTTTTCCACCTCCCAACTGCTAGGTACAAGATTCAAACTCTGAATTTGACAGTAGAAAAGACTCTAACAACTCTCTTTCCTCTTTCCTGACGATTGAGAGTTTTACTTAGAAAAGCAATGAATTTAAAATGAATTTGTCATATCTGGACTTTTTCAACCTTAGATGAGATTATTATGTTTGCAAGGTTGTGTTTGCTACAAATATGAAGGTTAAAAATGGCTAAAATGAATAATGATACATTTTATAACGCCATTAGGCAAATCATGCTATATATTGTATAATTATGAATGCAGATATAAATAGTTTGACCATTATCCATATGCAAAAATCAAActttaatataaaaaaaaaaaaaaaaaaaacttgtttagtctcttttcaagaaaaaaaaaaaattaagcaagAGAAGAGTGAAATTTGAGAAGGAGGGGAATAGGGCAGGAGGATTTGAACCAGAACTCCTAATTATTAAGGTCTCAAACGTGCTTAAACTCTAAGCATACATTCATAATATGTTCTAAATTAGCATTAACGAGTAGATTTCATTTTCATACATAGAAAATTTGACCTTTGTCCACCTACAATAATGTTAATTCTTTCTCTAGTGATAAAAATTGTGTTTGAACAACATTTTTGTTTTGCAG
Coding sequences within it:
- the LOC113705726 gene encoding MATH domain and coiled-coil domain-containing protein At3g58210-like, which translates into the protein MVEEKSNQNMPAADYASDLYVSVSGLFDVFPAISANLKNGALFKRDSGIYTYNIVKFSKLKQEFLHSDAFVVGNCNWKLEFYPKGFGQQKGKSFSLYLLLAEPKNDIKTYAEYKLSIKNPKPLGYAIYTGTSWFSSTNPSCGSDNILSLKEVHNSSRGFLEKDAMVVQAEISEVAKKL